The following coding sequences lie in one Treponema sp. OMZ 790 genomic window:
- a CDS encoding glycerate kinase, with amino-acid sequence MKKILLIPDSFKGTMSSARICTLMKNSVHEIFPEAHVLSIPVADGGEGSVDAFLEAAGGIKKTVKVKNPFFEEMKSFYGILKNENTNAEKTAVIEMAACAGLPLAVGRLNPSLTTTYGAGELIADALENGCTNIIIGLGGSATNDGGCGAAAALGVKFFDKEGKSFVPTGGTLKNIERIDMSSLNPLVKKARFTTMCDIDNPLFGKNGAAYIFGPQKGADPKMVEELDQGLKHLALIAERTEAFNSYSKAAEIPGAGAAGGMGYGTLIFLGSELKMGIEIVLDTVDFDKKLNEASFVFTGEGKLDSQSLRGKVIVGVAKRAKKKNVPVIAVVGDAENGIEPVYDMGVSAVFSINRLAVPFSQAQKTAETDLISTMKDILRLIKKLK; translated from the coding sequence ATGAAAAAGATACTGCTTATCCCTGACTCCTTTAAGGGAACAATGAGCTCGGCTCGAATATGCACCTTGATGAAAAACTCGGTACATGAAATTTTCCCTGAGGCTCATGTTCTTTCAATCCCTGTAGCTGACGGAGGGGAGGGCAGTGTCGATGCTTTTTTAGAAGCCGCAGGCGGAATAAAAAAAACGGTTAAAGTGAAAAATCCTTTTTTTGAAGAAATGAAGAGCTTTTACGGTATTTTAAAAAATGAGAATACGAATGCCGAAAAGACCGCCGTAATTGAAATGGCCGCCTGTGCAGGCCTCCCCCTTGCCGTGGGAAGGCTTAACCCTTCTCTTACTACAACCTATGGGGCAGGGGAACTCATAGCCGATGCCCTCGAAAACGGCTGTACAAATATTATAATCGGTCTGGGCGGCAGTGCTACAAACGATGGGGGCTGCGGAGCTGCGGCTGCCTTGGGAGTAAAGTTTTTTGACAAGGAGGGCAAAAGTTTTGTTCCGACAGGCGGAACATTAAAAAACATTGAGCGCATAGATATGTCGAGCTTAAACCCTCTTGTAAAAAAAGCAAGGTTTACGACCATGTGCGATATAGATAACCCTCTTTTCGGGAAAAACGGAGCCGCCTATATCTTCGGCCCGCAAAAAGGTGCAGATCCTAAAATGGTTGAAGAACTTGACCAAGGCCTTAAACACCTGGCTTTAATTGCAGAAAGAACCGAAGCTTTCAATTCCTATTCCAAAGCTGCTGAAATCCCCGGTGCAGGGGCCGCCGGAGGAATGGGCTACGGTACTCTAATCTTTTTAGGTTCCGAATTAAAAATGGGTATTGAGATTGTTCTTGATACCGTTGATTTTGATAAAAAGCTCAACGAAGCCTCCTTTGTTTTTACGGGAGAAGGAAAATTAGACAGTCAAAGTTTAAGAGGAAAAGTCATTGTAGGTGTTGCCAAAAGAGCCAAAAAGAAAAATGTGCCTGTTATAGCCGTTGTCGGTGATGCGGAAAACGGAATAGAGCCTGTTTATGATATGGGTGTCTCTGCCGTATTCAGCATAAACCGCTTAGCTGTTCCTTTCAGCCAAGCACAAAAAACGGCTGAAACTGATTTGATATCAACAATGAAGGATATCTTGCGTTTAATCAAAAAACTAAAATGA